ttaactccttttatatccacatgtgtaaaagtggcccataaactggggcaatctggcattccattgtagtggttctggtgtgtaattgattggcctgctgtgatagcgtttcagattgaggaaatcttgtctctgaagaagttcgcaaatgcttcacatttatcctgagaaaagttggtagggctaagcatgcatgctggtttgcagaggctttctactgtgcgaaacagttgcatGGGTCTATTGTGGGAGGGTGCAATTTTGCgtaataaaaatgaagattttttctgagttatcataaattgatatttatttagatgtttggtaagagcagctttatcctctggatcatgtgttctgcgtcactttctctcgagcttacgtcctgttcttttcatttctttgatggagctatcaaaccacggtgcattgttgtgggtttggacagtgtgtatgcgagatggtgcaatgctttctagggtgtctctcatggttttgttgtagagtcggtaTCAGTAACGCCAATGATAAGAGGTTTATATGTGAAGCGACCAATCGGCAGCTATCTCCCAACTCATGAGTCTACctaacctagatatgcttttcaacaaaggatacaaagaaaacaaagcaaattagataatagaagtaaattgttaagttctttaaaatcatatgctctacatGAATAATGcatgttttttttgtgtttcatgtccctttaagtaccattagAATAGATGAaatttgtatcatatatatatatatgtgtgtgtgtgtgtgtgtgcattccaAATATATATTAATTGaagacttaaaaggacagtttaacCTAAAATGTTCACCtctaatttattcccaatgatcgaTTTAAAgtaaaggtccattttgatgaattagtgcccggtttttaataaacctatcaaAAACAAGGGCACTTGGTCATATGACAGGACTTGGAAGGATGCAGAGAGCGAGGGGACCTTAGGTTGATGTGGTAACAAGCTACTTATGAGGAGTGTCTGCTATCTCAGCAGGGGACAATGTCACAATGCCACAGCAGCACTCGGAGCTTCAGGCCTATTCAGTACCGCTCATTCAGCCAGACCTGCGCAGGGAGGAGGCAATTCATCAAATTACAGACACCCTGCAACATTTGCAGAGTGTAGCTAACGACATATTTGACAGAGTCCTGCAGCGGGTAGAAACAAACCGAGCTCAGCTTCAGGGGATCAATAACCGGCTGACCTTAGCACAGGCTAAAATAGAGCGGATTAAAGGCAGCAAGAAAGCAATAAAGGTCTTCTCCAGTGCTAAATATCCTGCTCCTGAGAAACTTCACGACTACTGTTCCATCTTTGCTGGTGCACAAAACTTATGGTCAGAAAAGAAAACGCGGCACAAAATTCAAAGCAAACACCGCACACTGGAtgagcaggctctgtttgagaagCTAAAATATTTTCCAGTGTGCGTGAATTCAAAAGGGCACGATGAAGGGTGTGCAGAGGAAGGGCTGGGTAGCCTCCCCCGAAACATCAATTCTGTTAGCTCTTTGTTGCTTTTCAACACAACAGAAAATCTTtatagaaaatatgtttttctGGACCCATTAGCTGGGGTTGTGACACGCACAAACGCTGCATTTGAGGGAGATGAGGAGGAGAAACCCTTTGATGCTCCCCTCTCCA
This genomic stretch from Bombina bombina isolate aBomBom1 chromosome 4, aBomBom1.pri, whole genome shotgun sequence harbors:
- the LOC128657272 gene encoding WASH complex subunit 1-like; protein product: MPQQHSELQAYSVPLIQPDLRREEAIHQITDTLQHLQSVANDIFDRVLQRVETNRAQLQGINNRLTLAQAKIERIKGSKKAIKVFSSAKYPAPEKLHDYCSIFAGAQNLWSEKKTRHKIQSKHRTLDEQALFEKLKYFPVCVNSKGHDEGCAEEGLGSLPRNINSVSSLLLFNTTENLYRKYVFLDPLAGVVTRTNAAFEGDEEEKPFDAPLSITKREQLERQTAENYFYVPDLGQVPEIDVPYSLPDLPGVADDLMYSADLGPGIAPSALAAVIPELPTFSIEENADISRIDFQDGKQIPPPGCLEGSCLGGEL